A stretch of the Pedosphaera parvula Ellin514 genome encodes the following:
- a CDS encoding response regulator, with the protein MDRNLTILIAEDNPDDVMLFKRALLKAGINNPVQVVQSGREAIEYLQGSGKFADRNEHPFPSVLFTDLSMPSMNGFELLRWLRAHPVCFVFPVVVLTSSEMDIDVKQAYQLGANSYMVKPNSFNDLVQMVRATYEYWSWCEKTGCAGELLKDTDAATDVARS; encoded by the coding sequence ATGGATCGCAATCTCACAATTCTAATCGCCGAAGACAATCCAGACGACGTTATGTTGTTCAAACGGGCGCTGCTAAAGGCCGGGATAAACAATCCGGTGCAGGTGGTTCAATCAGGCAGAGAAGCGATTGAATATCTGCAAGGCTCCGGCAAATTTGCTGATCGCAATGAGCATCCCTTTCCAAGTGTCCTATTCACCGACCTGTCGATGCCCTCGATGAATGGCTTCGAATTATTGCGGTGGTTGCGGGCGCATCCTGTATGTTTCGTTTTTCCCGTGGTCGTGCTGACCAGTTCCGAAATGGATATTGATGTGAAGCAAGCCTACCAGTTGGGGGCAAATTCTTACATGGTCAAACCCAATTCCTTCAATGACTTGGTACAGATGGTTCGTGCGACCTACGAATACTGGTCCTGGTGTGAAAAGACGGGGTGTGCCGGTGAATTATTGAAGGACACAGATGCCGCTACAGACGTTGCGCGGTCATAG